The Sulfurihydrogenibium sp. genome includes a window with the following:
- a CDS encoding Yip1 family protein yields MLDIYLNPKKSMENLEIKGYFEMFLKYILPFSFFPVLGYLIGFTVLKSNYVSSINQFLDMLKNDPKADKSTIDYMNLILNMLQNNDFNKILIFLLIVWVFETFKPIFLTGLTYFFGKSFGGEDNPMKVFNLVVYAVIPVYISEIIYMINSPLTAIVLFLSSFYMFYIIYIGSEKILKVPSENSKNFQFIVVLIIFYVILSGILGMLQTKLIQMLIG; encoded by the coding sequence ATGTTAGATATATATTTAAATCCAAAAAAATCTATGGAAAACTTAGAGATTAAAGGCTACTTTGAAATGTTTTTAAAATATATTCTTCCTTTCTCTTTCTTTCCGGTGCTTGGATATCTGATTGGTTTTACAGTTTTAAAGTCAAACTATGTTTCTTCTATAAACCAGTTTTTAGACATGCTTAAAAATGACCCAAAGGCTGATAAATCAACTATTGACTATATGAATTTAATTTTAAACATGCTTCAAAATAATGATTTTAATAAAATTTTAATTTTCTTATTGATTGTATGGGTATTTGAAACTTTTAAACCTATATTTTTAACAGGTTTAACTTACTTTTTTGGCAAATCTTTTGGCGGCGAGGATAATCCAATGAAAGTATTTAACCTTGTAGTCTATGCTGTTATACCCGTTTATATATCTGAAATTATATATATGATAAATTCTCCATTAACTGCTATTGTGTTGTTTCTAAGCAGCTTCTATATGTTTTACATTATTTATATAGGAAGTGAAAAGATTTTAAAAGTTCCTTCAGAAAATTCTAAAAACTTTCAGTTTATAGTGGTACTTATTATCTTTTATGTAATATTAAGTGGAATTTTAGGAATGCTTCAAACTAAGCTTATTCAGATGCTAATTGGCTAA